In the Synechococcus sp. MU1643 genome, GAAGAACGTCAGTCCAGGCGAACTGATCGAACCAGAGCCACTCGATCTGCATCCGGGCTGCAACAACAACCAGCGGCAGCAGAGGGAGGAGGCGTCTCATGGGAGGCCAGCGATGTCTCGGAACCGATCACCGTTGATCGTTTCCTCGGCAATCAAAACGTCCACCACTTGATCCATCAACTCACGGCGTGGCTCCAGCAAAGCGATGGCTTGTGCCAGAGCACTCTTGGCGAGCTGGCGGATTTGAGCATCGATGGCCTGGCCTGTGGATTCGGCGTAACTCGGCCGTTGGTTGAACCAGTCGCGTCCAAGAAACACTTCCGAACCCGGGCCCTCAAGGGCCATGGGCCCGAGGTTGGAAAAGCCGAAGCGCGTCACCATCTCTCGTGCGAGTTGAGCCACCATCTGGAGATCTCCACTGGCCCCCTGGGTGATCTCGAGCGATCCGAAAACCACCTGCTCTGCTGCCCGCCCACCGAGGGCCACCACCAGATCAGCCAGGCAGGACGAGCGGGTAATCAAACCGAAATCCAGAACTTCCTCATCGGGCATGAAACGGGTGTAACCACCGGCTCCGCCACGGGGAAGAATCGTGACCTTGTCCACTGCGTTAGCAGCCGGCAGAAGACTTGCCACCAGGGCATGGCCAACTTCGTGGTAAGCGATGAGCCGTTTTTTGGCGCTGTCCTGCAAGGGGCGATTGCTGAGCCCCATGGTGATCCGCTCCAAGGCCCCCTCCAACTGGAACTGACCGATGCGCAGCATGTTCTGGCGCGCCGTGAGGATCGCCGCTTCGTTCAGCAGATTGGCCAGATCTGCACCGGAAAATCCAGGAGTTCGGCTCGCCCAATCCGACAGCGAAACCGAGTCATCGAGGGGTCGTGTTCGCGCATGCACGGCGAGAATGGCCTCGCGACCTCGGCGATCAGGAAGGCCCACCTCAATACGCCGGTCGAAGCGGCCTGGACGCAGCAATGCGGCGTCAAGAACGTCGGCACGGTTTGTGGCCGCCAGCAGAATGACGCCCGAGTTTTCCTCAAAACCATCCATCTCCGTTAGGAGTTGGTTGAGGGTCTGTTCGCGTTCATCGTTGCCGCCGCCGATGCCAGCACCCCGCTGGCGACCAACCGCATCAATCTCATCGATGAAAACAATGCAGGGAGACTTTTCCTTGGCTTGGCGGAACAAATCGCGAACTCTGCTGGCGCCGACACCCACAAAAAGCTCAACAAACTCTGAAGCCGCGATCGAGAAGAACGGCACGCCCGCCTCCCCAGCAATCGCCTTAGCAAGAAGCGTTTTCCCGGTTCCAGGGGGCCCGACCAACAGAACCCCCCGCGGGATCTTGGCGCCAAGCCGAATGAAGGCCTCAGGCTGCTTGAGGAAGGTGACCACCTCCTCAAGTTCAAGCCGCGCATCGTTAAGGCCGGCTACGTCTTCAAAACGAATCTGCAGGTCTTCCTGAGGTTTTAAGCGAGGTTGACTTCGCCCAAAACCCAAAGCCCGATTTGCCATCTGAGCTGAACGCTTCAGCAGGAGTGATAGGCCGACCAGCACCAGCAGAACCATCACCAGGGTCCCGGCTAGTTCGCGTCCTGCTTGTTCACGGCGGATATCAACAACCGTCAGAGGCGTGCCAGAGCTCTCAGCTGCTCGAAGGATTTGGTTGTCGTTGGCGAAAACGGGAACGGTGACCTTTCGGCCATCGTTGTATTGGACCCTGACCTCCCTGCTGCCCGGTACGAGATCCAACTGTTTGATCTCTTTTGCATCGATATCGTTCAGCAGGGTGGAATAACTCACCGCGTCCTGCTTTGTCCAAAAACCCTGCATCGAGGAAGGTTGAACCTTCTGAGGGGCCGCGGAACCACTGGAGCCGTCCGAACCTGGTGCCACGTCGTCGCTGCGCTTCACGGAGCCTAGCGATTTGACGCAAGGGGGTTCCAAACGAGACAATCTCGGTTTGGAAATACATCAGGCGCAATGGCCGTCCCGAAGAAGAAAACATCCAAGGCCAAGCGCAACCAGCGCAGCGCCACCTGGAAGGGCAAGGCAGCCATTGCCGCCCAGCGCGCCATGTCCATTGGCAAATCTGTGCTGAGTGGCCGTGCTCAGGGATTTGTCTACCCGGTGAGTGAGTCCGAAGACGCCGAAGCCTGATCCGCACCCTGGAGGTGGATTCGTCTCAGGTTTCGATCTGGATCCACCTCCAAAACAACATCCGCTCGCATTTTTTGAAAACTGCTCGATGGCAGCGAGCAGAGAATCATGCGGACGAATCTATCCAGTTCGGAATTGGAAAGTGATGCACCCCGTTCCGCCTGAAGGGTGGCTTCCTGTTGTCGTTTCCATCGCCATGGAGCGTTGAAGTCTGTCGCTCGCAGTTGCCAGAGTTGATCGAAACAACTCCAGGTGGCTTCGTAGAGGGCGAGCACAGGTTGCAGCTTCTGGCGCCACTCCAATTCCTGCGACGACAGGGGGATCTCGAGATGGGGCTCAACTGCCGTTGGGTCGGCACTTGATCTGCATCCCACAAACCAACCCTCAAAAATCAGCAGGTCGGCATCGCAACGGCGCCAACCGCTGCGATCTCCACGTCCTTGTCGTTTGGCTTTGTCGAAGCAGGGCATCAAGACGTGGTCACCCTGGCGCCATGCCTGGAGACAATTCTGCAAAAGCTCCAGGTCATGGCTGCCAGGAAGTGCGCGAGGCACACCCCAGGGGTTGCCGCGTGTGGCCGCATCAAGCCGTTCGGCCTCGAAATAAAAATCATCCAGCGACACCACCTGGATGGAGAGGCCAAGTGCCTTTGCCGCGGCTTCAATCCATAGCCCCAGAGTGGTCTTCCCACATCCCGGCAAAGCACTGAGTCCGAGCAGACGGCGCTCTCCCAGCCATTGTTCCCCCAGACTCAGAACAGGCAAACCAACTGACCACAGCCAATCCGGTGCAGCTTTGGGATGCCAGTGATCGAGGGCGACCCGATGACGCCCGGAATTGCGCTGTTGAGCAAACCAACTTTCGACGTTGCCCAACCCGAGATGCTGAAGCAACCGTTGCTGATCGCTGCTGGGAATGACACGTTGACCCTCAGGATCCAACTTTGAACGCCTCCAGAACAACGGCGTAAACAAATCCAAGCCGCAGGTTGTCGAGCCAGGGAAGACGACGACGCCCAAGAACCATCAATTCACAGGCGATGAGTGCACAAAACGCCGTATATGTCCTCAGCTGAACAGCGTCCAGGATGTAAACGGGGAGGTTGCTGCCAATAAAAAATCCAAGCAGAAGCAGTAGCAACGTGGCGCTGCGGCGCCACCAGGGTCCAGACCAAGAACGACGGATCCCTGCACCCCAACTGTTTTGAAGCCCCGCCAGACGTGTGCGCTGGATTGAGCTCATCGATCCGGCACCGACAGCAGGGTCTCCAGATACTTCAGCGTCACTGCCCCCTCCTGGCAAGAGGCACCCGAAAGGACGGTCGTTGGTTGTCCAGGGTCCCCCAGGTGTTCCAACACTGCAGCTGCCTCGTCACAGGAATTACGCAGGGCTTCGGCATCCCAGGGGGAGGGGGTCAGCAGACATCGCAGACCTGCGGCTCTTGCGGCCGAGAGACCAGCAGCAGAATCTTCGACAGCGAGGCTGGCAGCACTGTTGGCCCCACTGCGTTTGAGAGCGAGAAGGTAGCCGTCCGGTGCTGGCTTGCCTGAAGCAACGTCATCCGATGCCACCACTCCATCAAAGCTAGGGATCTGCTTCTGGATCTGTTTCAGCAGTGCCATCACCGACGCCGTTCCGCTGGAGGTGACGATCCACTGCTTCACTCCGGCGTGGCTCAGCTCATGCAAAAGCCTCTTCACACCGGGGCGCAGATGAACGTGTCCTTCGTGGACCCGTTCCAAGTAATGCAAGCGTTTGCGATCACGCACCTGGTCCAGTTGGTCCTGGCTGAGGGTCATCCCACAGGCTTCAGCGTGAAACTTCACTCTGCGGATCCCGCCAGGAATCGCCAGAAGCTTGTTGTACAGCTCTTCATCCCACACGAAGGGGAGATCCAGTTCTTTGAAGGCCATGTTGAAGGCCGGTCGATGACCGCCCATTTCCGTGTCGGCCAAGGTGCCATCCACATCCCAAAAGACCGCCGAAAGTCTGTTCACCTTGAGGAGCAGCAACGCCACAATGCTGGGACATCACCCCTTATTGCGTTCCCTTGCCGGCTGTTCCGCTCCATTGGTCCTGGTCCCTTCCAGCCGTTGTGGAACCATCCCCACTGCGAGGGCTTGATTTGCCGCTGGCGCTGCGCTGTGTGCTGCGGCGAAGGGGATTCAGCTCAACATCCGAGGCCGAGAGATTTCTCTCCCCTGGTGATCTGCCACCCACTCGCGATCATTTCCCCGATCTCGATCAGGCCTGCGCCCGTCTGGTGGCTGCCTGCCGATCTCGTGAGCGTGTCGCCATCTGTGGTGATTACGACGCCGATGGGATGACTAGTACAGCTCTTTTATTGCGGGCGTTGGCCCCGCTGGGTGCTCAGCCGGAGCCAGCGATTCCGTCGCGGATGGAGGAGGGATATGGCCTCAATCCCGCCATGGTGCAGCGCCTCTACGACGATGGAGTACGGCTTCTGGTAACCGTTGATAACGGAGTAGCCGCGAGGGAAGCCCTTGAACTGGCCGCGAGTTTGATTATGCAGGTGATCGTGACCGATCACCACACCATCCCGGCGGAACGGCCGCCAATGACCGCACTCATTCACCCGGCCACCACTCCGGATGGCTCGCCCTACCGGGGCTTGGCAGGTGTGGGCCTGGCCTATGTGCTTGCCAATGCCGTTGCCGAGGTGCTGAACAAACCAGAGGCCATCCGCGTTGCCCGGGATCTTTTTTGTATCGGCACGGTTGCCGATATGGCTCCGCTGGTGGGGGCCAACCGCAGTTGGTTGCTCGAGGGGCTGAACCACCTGCACCGTTCCGATTGCAAGGGCTTGCAAGCACTTCAGCGCCTTGCCGGTTTGGGAGAACGCCCGCTGACAGCCGAGGACATTGGGTTTCAGCTTGCACCACGCATCAATGCCGTCGGTCGTCTCGGCGAGCCGAAGCTTGTCGTGGATCTGCTCACAGCTGAGGATCGTGATTCAGCGATGGCCCTGGCACGCCGTTGTGATGATTACAACCGTCAGCGACGGGACCTCTGCGACGCGATTGAAGCGGAGGCAGTGGCTCTGGTGGAAGCGGAGAGAAATGAGGCACTTCCGTCCTTTCTGCTGCTGGCCCAAAGTCACTGGCACCACGGGGTGATTGGCATCGTGGCTGCGCGTCTGATGGAGCGTTATCACCGACCCACCGCTCTTCTGGCCGGTGATGGTGATGGAAGCCTGCGGGCTTCCGTGCGGGGACCGATCGGTTTCGCTGTGGATCGTGCCCTCTCCAATTGCAGTGATCTGTTGAACCGTTTTGGAGGCCATCCCGCTGCAGGGGGATTCACCGTGAGAGCTGAGCTAGTGAACGCCCTGCATGAGCGCCTCTGCGCCGAGGCCGATAGCTGGCTTATCACCCAGACTCAGGGGCGTCCCGTGCAGCCTGACGCTCTCCTGCAGTTGAAGGATGTGAACTGGGATCTGTGGCGCCACCTGCAATCTCTGGCCCCCTTCGGCATCGGTCATCCGAAACCGCTGTTCTGGTCACGGGGAGTGAGCGTTGAGGATCGACGCGACCTCAAGGGAGGACACCTGGCCCTGACGCTGCGCCAACGGGAGAGTGAGCGTCGCGCCATTGCCTGGCGATGGGATCCATCGGCATCTGTCCCCGAATGCTGTGACGTGGCCTACAGCATTTCGGTCAACCGTTGGCAGGGCGAACAGCGTCTCCAACTGGAGCTCAAAGCAATCCGCGCCCATACCGAGTTGGTGATGATTGATCGCGGCACACGGCAATACATCGCCCGCAGGACGGAAAGCACAGGGCTGACGCTCACCAATGGCGAGGGTGAGACGCTTCAGGCGAGCATCGAACAAGAAGAATCCCTCACCAGTGACGACGACCTGGCGAGGGATCAACGGGTGATTCAGTTGATCGAAGAAGCCTGTCTGGGATTGGGGCTTCGTCCTTAAGCGATGCGATCAGAGCGCGCCGCGACGATAGAAGAGGATGAAGATGACAGCAGGACCGGCAATGGTGATCATCGCCAGGGCGGCAAAGTTGGCGATCAGGTGAATGTCAAAGCCCATGGCGTTGCAGCGCTATCCGAAATCGTTACGCCTCCCAGGCTACGGGGCTCTGTCCCGAGTGCGACGGATTTGTTCTGATCTCTGTGATGGCTTGTCACAGCTTCAGTCATGAGTAGGGAGACGCCGCAATGGACCTGCATCAAACACTGCGGAGCCTGTTGCCGGCTCGCTCCAGAAGAACGGGCCGATGCCCTGGCGGCCTTGAGCGAAGAACAACAGCGCACCTATCTGGCCATGGTCGGGCCCGACGGATGGTGCATTCATTACGACACGGGGAGTCAGCACTGCACGATTTATGAGGAGCGTCCTGACTTCTGTCGTGTCAGTGGCCTGGGCCGGCTGTTTGACGTTCCCGATGATCAATTTGACACCTTCGCCATCGCTTGTTGCCACCAGCAAATCCGCAGCACCTATGGCGGTCGTAGTGGCGTGATGCGTAGGTTCAAGCGCGCTCAGACCGCGGGAGGTTCTATCGATGAGTGAGCAAACCAGCCCTGAGTCGCGCAGCTTTGCTGCCGTTTTGTTCAGCACCTTCACCACGGTCTTTATTGCTGAACTTGGCGACAAAACACAGTTAGCGACGCTGTTGCTCTCCGCCCAGTCCGGCTCACCGGTTCTGGTGTTCATTGGTGCCGCGCTGGCGTTGATTGCCTCCAGCCTTGTGGGCGTTCTCGTGGGTCAATGGTTGGCCAAAACCCTTCCGCCTGAGCGTCTTGAACTGATGGCTGGAGTGCTGATGGTGGCGCTTGGCATCTGGCTGGGTCTCCAGGCAGCCCGTTCCCTTTGGCTTAATGCCGCGAGCTGACGATGGATTTTCCACTTCTGATTTCCACCTTCTTGACCGTGTTCTTGGCCGAACTCGGTGATAAGACCCAACTCGCCACCGTGGCCATCAGTGGCACGTCCAATCGCCCCCTGGCCGTATTTCTGGGCTCATCATCCGCGTTGGTTCTGGCCAGTTTGCTCGGGGCCTTTGCAGGTGGATCCGTTGCGACGGTGATTCCGAGCGACCTGCTTCAGCTGTTGGCCTCGCTGGGTTTCCTTGTAATCGGTGGCCGTTTGCTGGTTCCTCTGTTCCGTGAGACGGAACCCGCCGCGGACGGGGATCAAACTCCCGAGTCCTAGGATGGGTATTGAAGGGCTGACTCCGCATGGCCTGCTGAACAGCGTCGGCCGCCCCTTCCGTCTCTCCCGACCCTGATGGTCGGTTTCTGCGCACGCCACGATGAAATTTACGGTTGCCGATCTGCTGGATCAGCTCTCGACAGAGCATCCCTCCGAGCCAGACCAACTGGCCAAGATCCTCAAGCTCAGCAACAAGACGGATAAGGCATCGCTTGAGCTTGCCGTTTCATCACTCGTCAAGATCGGTGTAATCGAGCAGACGAGCGGGGGTGCTCTCAAACGACCCCAAGAGAGCGACCTGATTGATGCCCGCCTGCGTTGCAGCAGCAAAGGCTTCTGCTTCGCTATTCGCGATGACGGCGGCGAGGATATCTATATCCGAGACCATCAGCTCAACCACGCCTGGAATGGCGATCGTGTGCTGGTGCGGGTGACGAGGGAGGGCGGACGCCGCCGCTCACCAGAAGGTGGCGTCCAGTGCATCCTTGAAAGGGCCACTCAATCGCTCCTGGCTCAGGTGGAGCAGCAGAGCGAGCAGCTGTTGGCTGCCCCCTTGGATGACAGGGTGCTCGCTGGCATTGAGCTACCAGCAGAGGATTCGAAGCATCTCCCAGGCGATGAAGTCTCCAGCGTTGTCGAGGTGCGCATCGATCGCTATCCCTTGGCTCAGCATGCTGCGGTTGGTCATGTTGTGCGATCTCTCCCGCTCAACGGCGGACCAGCAGCAGATCGAGATCTGCTGCTGACCAAGGCTGGACTTCAGGACCGTCCGGCGGCACCCCGAAGCTCTGGCAAAAACCCTGCGGCTAAGGGCCGGGTCGATCTCACCGCGCAACCTTCGCTGCTTCTCAAGGGCTGGACACAGGAGGATGCGCCGGGTTTGCCTGCCGTGCATGTTGAGCCCATGGACGGTGGTTGTCGCCTCTGGGTCCATGTGCCCAGCGTGGGGGAGCGGATCGGGTTGGGCAACAGCCTTGATACCTGCCTGCGCGATCGCGGCGAAGCGCTTTGCCTCGGTCAAGTCTGGCAACCCCTGCTGACTCCGGCCCTCAACAAGGCCACCAGATTCTCCGCCGGCTCCGAGGCTGACGCCATCAGCGTTCAGCTCGACATCTCAGCCAACGGTGAGGTGAGCAATTGGGAGTTCATGCTGAGCTCGGTGCGGCCCGTCGCCGACGTCAGCGCTGAGCAGTTGATCGCCCTTGCGGAACGCAAACCCAAGGCGCGCAGCATTCCTGCGGTGCTCAAACCGATCAAAGACCAGCTCGGTCAGTTGGAGACCCTGCGGTTCTGCTGCACGCTGCTATTGGAGCAAGAGCGCATTAGCGGGGTTGTGCAACTCAACCTCTGCCCTCCGCAGCTGGATGCCCTTGGTGACTTGCGCAGCGCAGATCCATCAGGTTTGCGGCATCGCTGGGTTGATGCGTTCAACCCGGTGGACCCCCATGCCTTCCTTCAGCCTCTGTTGAGGGCTGCTGATCGTGCATGGACCGCACAACGACTCGATCTGCAATTGCCTGGGATCACCATTGAGGCGGATGAACCTGATGGCAGCGTGCTGACCGATGTGGCGAAGACAGCCATTGCCCTGGATCTACCTCTTGAGTTGGATGACGATGGTTGCCCATCAGCTACTGAACTGATTCAGGTGTTCAAAGACAGCCTTCAACGTCGGGTGCTTGAACAGCAGCTCAGTCATGCCCTGCCACCGCTCAGCTTTGTGGCATCAAAAGAAGTCACCCCGGCGGCTGCAGATTCCGATGGGAAAGAGGCTGCTTCGACCAGCCCCAATACTTCACTAACCCCATGGACTTGTGCCACCCAGCACTACGTCCACCTGGTGA is a window encoding:
- the rpmF gene encoding 50S ribosomal protein L32, which translates into the protein MAVPKKKTSKAKRNQRSATWKGKAAIAAQRAMSIGKSVLSGRAQGFVYPVSESEDAEA
- a CDS encoding YkgJ family cysteine cluster protein; protein product: MSRETPQWTCIKHCGACCRLAPEERADALAALSEEQQRTYLAMVGPDGWCIHYDTGSQHCTIYEERPDFCRVSGLGRLFDVPDDQFDTFAIACCHQQIRSTYGGRSGVMRRFKRAQTAGGSIDE
- a CDS encoding HAD-IA family hydrolase, with product MALLLLKVNRLSAVFWDVDGTLADTEMGGHRPAFNMAFKELDLPFVWDEELYNKLLAIPGGIRRVKFHAEACGMTLSQDQLDQVRDRKRLHYLERVHEGHVHLRPGVKRLLHELSHAGVKQWIVTSSGTASVMALLKQIQKQIPSFDGVVASDDVASGKPAPDGYLLALKRSGANSAASLAVEDSAAGLSAARAAGLRCLLTPSPWDAEALRNSCDEAAAVLEHLGDPGQPTTVLSGASCQEGAVTLKYLETLLSVPDR
- the recJ gene encoding single-stranded-DNA-specific exonuclease RecJ → MEPSPLRGLDLPLALRCVLRRRGFSSTSEAERFLSPGDLPPTRDHFPDLDQACARLVAACRSRERVAICGDYDADGMTSTALLLRALAPLGAQPEPAIPSRMEEGYGLNPAMVQRLYDDGVRLLVTVDNGVAAREALELAASLIMQVIVTDHHTIPAERPPMTALIHPATTPDGSPYRGLAGVGLAYVLANAVAEVLNKPEAIRVARDLFCIGTVADMAPLVGANRSWLLEGLNHLHRSDCKGLQALQRLAGLGERPLTAEDIGFQLAPRINAVGRLGEPKLVVDLLTAEDRDSAMALARRCDDYNRQRRDLCDAIEAEAVALVEAERNEALPSFLLLAQSHWHHGVIGIVAARLMERYHRPTALLAGDGDGSLRASVRGPIGFAVDRALSNCSDLLNRFGGHPAAGGFTVRAELVNALHERLCAEADSWLITQTQGRPVQPDALLQLKDVNWDLWRHLQSLAPFGIGHPKPLFWSRGVSVEDRRDLKGGHLALTLRQRESERRAIAWRWDPSASVPECCDVAYSISVNRWQGEQRLQLELKAIRAHTELVMIDRGTRQYIARRTESTGLTLTNGEGETLQASIEQEESLTSDDDLARDQRVIQLIEEACLGLGLRP
- a CDS encoding phosphoribulokinase gives rise to the protein MDPEGQRVIPSSDQQRLLQHLGLGNVESWFAQQRNSGRHRVALDHWHPKAAPDWLWSVGLPVLSLGEQWLGERRLLGLSALPGCGKTTLGLWIEAAAKALGLSIQVVSLDDFYFEAERLDAATRGNPWGVPRALPGSHDLELLQNCLQAWRQGDHVLMPCFDKAKRQGRGDRSGWRRCDADLLIFEGWFVGCRSSADPTAVEPHLEIPLSSQELEWRQKLQPVLALYEATWSCFDQLWQLRATDFNAPWRWKRQQEATLQAERGASLSNSELDRFVRMILCSLPSSSFQKMRADVVLEVDPDRNLRRIHLQGADQASASSDSLTG
- the ftsH gene encoding ATP-dependent zinc metalloprotease FtsH, producing the protein MAPGSDGSSGSAAPQKVQPSSMQGFWTKQDAVSYSTLLNDIDAKEIKQLDLVPGSREVRVQYNDGRKVTVPVFANDNQILRAAESSGTPLTVVDIRREQAGRELAGTLVMVLLVLVGLSLLLKRSAQMANRALGFGRSQPRLKPQEDLQIRFEDVAGLNDARLELEEVVTFLKQPEAFIRLGAKIPRGVLLVGPPGTGKTLLAKAIAGEAGVPFFSIAASEFVELFVGVGASRVRDLFRQAKEKSPCIVFIDEIDAVGRQRGAGIGGGNDEREQTLNQLLTEMDGFEENSGVILLAATNRADVLDAALLRPGRFDRRIEVGLPDRRGREAILAVHARTRPLDDSVSLSDWASRTPGFSGADLANLLNEAAILTARQNMLRIGQFQLEGALERITMGLSNRPLQDSAKKRLIAYHEVGHALVASLLPAANAVDKVTILPRGGAGGYTRFMPDEEVLDFGLITRSSCLADLVVALGGRAAEQVVFGSLEITQGASGDLQMVAQLAREMVTRFGFSNLGPMALEGPGSEVFLGRDWFNQRPSYAESTGQAIDAQIRQLAKSALAQAIALLEPRRELMDQVVDVLIAEETINGDRFRDIAGLP
- a CDS encoding RNB domain-containing ribonuclease, with the translated sequence MKFTVADLLDQLSTEHPSEPDQLAKILKLSNKTDKASLELAVSSLVKIGVIEQTSGGALKRPQESDLIDARLRCSSKGFCFAIRDDGGEDIYIRDHQLNHAWNGDRVLVRVTREGGRRRSPEGGVQCILERATQSLLAQVEQQSEQLLAAPLDDRVLAGIELPAEDSKHLPGDEVSSVVEVRIDRYPLAQHAAVGHVVRSLPLNGGPAADRDLLLTKAGLQDRPAAPRSSGKNPAAKGRVDLTAQPSLLLKGWTQEDAPGLPAVHVEPMDGGCRLWVHVPSVGERIGLGNSLDTCLRDRGEALCLGQVWQPLLTPALNKATRFSAGSEADAISVQLDISANGEVSNWEFMLSSVRPVADVSAEQLIALAERKPKARSIPAVLKPIKDQLGQLETLRFCCTLLLEQERISGVVQLNLCPPQLDALGDLRSADPSGLRHRWVDAFNPVDPHAFLQPLLRAADRAWTAQRLDLQLPGITIEADEPDGSVLTDVAKTAIALDLPLELDDDGCPSATELIQVFKDSLQRRVLEQQLSHALPPLSFVASKEVTPAAADSDGKEAASTSPNTSLTPWTCATQHYVHLVNQQVIVALLTDAKDRPTVRHKTRLKLGLKGAGADLTWPLFTASQDEKLNGLVNERTVQRLNTLRRQVLELEKDLLSMIQARSAQPLIGQQVEGRISGVQSYGFFVEVGESRAEGLVHVSSLNDDWYEYRSRQNRLVGRKNRQTYQLGDAVQVRVINVDVLRNQIDLEVISQGSNASSEPESSEPLPVALSER
- the psb30 gene encoding photosystem II reaction center protein Ycf12/Psb30; its protein translation is MGFDIHLIANFAALAMITIAGPAVIFILFYRRGAL
- a CDS encoding TMEM165/GDT1 family protein, with translation MDFPLLISTFLTVFLAELGDKTQLATVAISGTSNRPLAVFLGSSSALVLASLLGAFAGGSVATVIPSDLLQLLASLGFLVIGGRLLVPLFRETEPAADGDQTPES
- a CDS encoding TMEM165/GDT1 family protein, coding for MSEQTSPESRSFAAVLFSTFTTVFIAELGDKTQLATLLLSAQSGSPVLVFIGAALALIASSLVGVLVGQWLAKTLPPERLELMAGVLMVALGIWLGLQAARSLWLNAAS
- a CDS encoding DUF565 domain-containing protein, which gives rise to MSSIQRTRLAGLQNSWGAGIRRSWSGPWWRRSATLLLLLLGFFIGSNLPVYILDAVQLRTYTAFCALIACELMVLGRRRLPWLDNLRLGFVYAVVLEAFKVGS